The sequence below is a genomic window from Thalassobaculum sp. OXR-137.
TGTCCTCGAGCAGATCGTAGACGGCGATCGCCCGCTCCTGCTCGACCTCGGCGCTGCGGCGGATCACCGTGCGCTCGTCGAGCGAGATGTGCACTATGCGCGCGTCGTCGCCGGTGGGATCCAGCGGCGCGGTGTCGGAGCCGTCACCCGACATGCGCCCTCCTTAGCTGTTCAGCGCCGGTTCAATCGAACGGCAATCGACCGTGCGTGGGCATCCAGGCCTTCCATTTCCGCCAGTCTAATCGCTGCGGGCCCCACCGCGCCAAGCCCCTCGGCCGTGGCGGCCACGGTGGTGGTGCGCTTCATGAAGTCGAGCACGCCCAGACCCGAGGAAAACCGCGCCGTGCGCGCGGTCGGCAGCACGTGGTTCGGACCGGCGACATAGTCGCCCACCGCCTCCGGCGTGAACCGGCCGAGGAAGATCGCGCCGGCATGGCGGATGCGGTTCGACAGGGCGTCCGGATCCTCGACCGCCAGTTCCAGATGCTCCGGCGCCAGCCGGTCCACCAGCGGCGGCACCTCGTCCATGGACTTGGTGACGATCACCGCCCCGTGGGCGCGCCAGCTCTCCGCTGCGATCTCGGTGCGCGGCAGGGTGACGAGGTGATCCTCGACGGCGGCGAGCACCGCATCGGCGAAATCGGCATCGTCGGTAATGAGGATGGCCTGGGCGTTGGTGTCGTGCTCGGCCTGGCTCAGCAGGTCGATGGCGATCCAGGACGGGTCGTTGTCGGCATCGGCCACGACCAGGATCTCCGAGGGGCCGGCGATGCTGTCGATGCCGACCTTGCCGAAGACATGGCGCTTGGCGGCGGCCACATAGGCGTTGCCCGGGCCGACGATCTTGTCGACCTTGGCGATGCTCTGGGTGCCGTAGGCCAGGGCGGCGATGGCCTGGGCCCCGCCGATCCGCCAGATCTCGGTGATCCCGGCGATGCGGGCGGCGGCGAGCACCAGATCGTTGACCACCCCGTCGGGGGTCGGCACCACCATCACCCGGCGCGACACGCCCGCGACCTTGGCAGGCAGGGCGTTCATCAGCACCGACGACGGATAGGCCGCCGTTCCGCCCGGCACGTAGAGGCCGACCGCGTCGATCGACGTCCAGCGCAGGCCGAGCCGCAGGCCGGCCGGATCGTTGACCTCGAAATCGGTGGGAAGCTGGCGGGCGTGGAAGCTCTCGATCCGCTCGGCCGCCAGTTCCAGCGCAGCCCGGGTCTCCGGGTCGATGCGGGCGACGGCCGCCTCGATCTGGGCGGCACCGATGGCGAGGCCGGTCTCCGCCGGATCGAACCGGTCGAAGCGGCGGGTATAGCCGATCAGCGCGGAATCCCCGCCCTCGATGACGGCGTCGATGATCGCGGAAACGACGTCGCCGACCTCGGCCTCGGTCTCCCGCTTGGAGTTGACCAGTTCCTCGAACGCCTCGGCGAAGCCCGGCTCCCCGGTCGCCAGCCTACGCGGCACGGGCAGCCTCCCGGAACCGGCCGATCAGGTCGTTCACCGGCCCGGGCCGGGTCTTCAGCGCGGTGCGGTTCACCGCCAGACGGGCGCTTACATCAGCGATCCGGTCGATCTCCACCAGCCCGTTGGCCTTCAGGGTCGAGCCGGTCTGCACCAGGTCGACGATGCGGCGGCACAGGCCGAGATTCGGGGCCAGCTCCAGCGCGCCGTTCAGCTTGATGCACTCCGCCTGAACCCCGCGCCGGGCGAAATAACGGCGGGTGACGTTCGGATACTTGGTGGCCACGCGCAGGTGCGACCAGCGCTGCGGATCCTCGTTGGCGGCCAGATCGGCCGGCGCGGCGACGGCGAGATGGCAGTGGCCGACATCCAGGTTCACCGGTGCGTAGATCTCCGGATGATCGAACTCCATCAGCACATCCGAGCCCGATACCGCCAGGTGGGCGGCGCCGAAGGCCAGGAAGGTGGCGGTGTCGAAGCTGCGCACCCGGATGATGTCGAGGTTCGGATCGGAGGTGGCGAACTGGAGCTGACGCGCGTCCTCGTCGAAGAACGCGTCCTCCGGTTCGACCCCGGCCCGCGCCATCAGCGGTGCGATCGCCTTCAGGATCCGGCCCTTGGGCACGGCCAATACAAGCTTGTCGTTCGCATTCACGGCTGTGTCGTCCCGTTGAAAACCTTGCGCCGTCGGCACGTGTGCGGCCTTAAGCGGCCCCGTCCGAGTGCTCGCCCTCGTCGTGGGACGGGCGGAACACGGTGGGCCAGGGGGTGCCGAGGTCCTCCACGTGACAGGACAGGCTGTCCACGTCAAGCCGGATGGTCGATTCGCCGGCGAACACCAGGTCGACCACGCCCTCGCCATAGGCCAGGGACAGCAGGTTCAGCATCTGCCCGGGATCGCGTCGGTCGATGCCCCGGGTGCGGACCTTGCGCACCCCTTCGAAGCGGATGCCGGTATGCACCCGCTCGAACGGCGTGTCCTGGCCCTCGGCCACGGTGCCGTCCGGCGCGATCTCCCAGCGGAACCGGCCGGCCACCAGGACGAACCGGTTCTCGTCGGCCAGGAAGCTCATTTCCGACACCGGCACGATCGCGTCCTGCAGATAGGCGGCGACCACGGTGAGATCCTCGAGATCCTCCGCCCGCACCCGCAGCGGACGGTCCCGCCCCTGATCCCCGAAGGGCCTGATCGCCGGCGTCCGGGCCATGCGCCTACTCCTCCGCCGCAGCGCGGTCGGAGGCGACGCGCCCCACATCGGCGCCACAGGCGGACAGCTTGCCCACCAGATCCTGGTAGCCGCGGTCCAGATGGTAGATCCGGTTGATCACCGTCTCGCCCTCGGCGGCGAGCCCGGCCAGCACCAGCGAGACCGAGGCGCGCAGATCGGTCGCCATCACCTGCGCGCCCTTCAGCTTCTCCACGCCGCGCACCATGGCGGACGCGTGGTGCACCGTGATGTTGGCGCCCATACGCGACAGTTCCGGCACGTGCATGAAGCGGTTCTCGAAGATCGTCTCGGTGATCATCGACGCGCCCCGGGACACGGTCATCAACGACATGAACTGGGCCTGCAGGTCGGTCGGGAAGCCCGGATAGGGCTCGGTCATCATGTCGACGCCCAGCACCCGGTCGCCGTCGCGGGCGACGCGCACGCCGCCCTCGACCGTCTCCAGGGTGACGCCGGCCCGGCGCAGGGTCTCCGCCGCCGCGTCGATCAGGTCCAGCTCGGTATCGGTCAGGACGACGTCGCCGCCGGCGATGGCGACCGCCATGGCATAGGTGCCGGTCTCGATCCGGTCGGCCACCACCTTATGCTCGGCCCCGCCCAGATCCGGCTTGCCCTGGATGTGGATGGTGTCGGTGCCGGCACCCTCGATCTGCGCGCCCATGGCGGTCAGCAGCTTGGCGAGGTCGCTGATCTCCGGCTCGCGGGCGGCGTTGACCAGCACGGTCTCGCCCTCGGCCAGGGCAGCGGCCATCATCAGGTTCTCGGTGGCGCCGACGGAGACGAAGGGGAAGGTGACCCGGCCGCCGCGCAGCCGGCCGCCCGGCGCCTTCGCCTCTATATAGCCGGCCTCGATGGTCACCTCGGCGCCGAGATCGGCGAGACCCTTGAGGTGCAGGTCGACCGGCCGGTTGCCGATGGCGCAGCCGCCCGGCAGCGAGACCTGGGCCTGGCCGAAGCGCGCGACCAGGGGACCCAGCACCAGGACCGAGGCCCGCATCTTGCGGACCAGATCGTAGGGGGCCACGGTGCTGTCGATCCGGGCCGCGTCCATGGCCATGTCGCCGCCGTCGCGCTCGATGCGGACGCCGTGCTGGCGCAGCAGGCTGGTCATCGACGCGATGTCGGCCAGATCCGGAACATTGGTGAGTTTGATCGGCTCGCCGGACAGCAGGCTCGCCGCCATCAGCGGAAGGGCAGCGTTCTTGGCACCGCTGATGGGGATCGTCCCGTGGAGCGGCCGGCCGCCCCGCACGCGAATCTGGTCCATGGATCACACAACATGTTGTTTGGTCGGTTCTAACCGACGGGGGCGGGAGGGCTCAAGCACGACGCCTTCTGGATGCACCCCCATTCGGGCGAAACCGTGGCATACCGCCATTTATTCCGGGTCGGCGGCATCCTTCGCGGGAGGCTCCGCATCCGCCCTTGCCCGTGATTGCGCCTTGCGGCGGCGCAGATTCGCGCGCAGGGCCTGTTCCAGCCGGGCAGTGCGGTCGTCCTTGGCGCCTGCGGCCGCGGGTCCGGCGGCGCCGTCCGTCGAGGATTTCGCCGGGCCGGTCCGGCGCTTGTCGCGATCCATGCTCCTCTCCGATCCTTGCGGTTTCATGCTGTCGCGCGCCGTCATCGTGTGGGGGCGGTGCCGGTCCCTGCAGCGGCCGATCCGGCGCGCGGGCGGTCCGTCCTATCACGGCATGTCATAAACCGGCGATAACGCACTTGCACCCCGCAGGTGTCTCTGGCATGTATGCGCGCCTCGCGGGTCGGCGCCCATCGCCAACGCTTTCAGCCCGCCGCAGGATGCTGCCGTAGCTCAGGGGTAGAGCACTCCCTTGGTAAGGGAGAGGCCGAGAGTTCAAATCTCTCCGGCAGCACCACCTTTCTTTCTGACATGCTAAGACCGTCTAACACCCTAAAAACATTCGACTTTTTGGTGTTCAAACAGCCTGTTTCTCGACTGTGCTCAACAGGCCCGTCAAAGGCCAGTCTCATCACTAAATTGCGGGCGTCCGGGCCGCCAATTTTCCAGCAATCATAAGGGTTTGCGAGAAATCGCATCGAGAGTTCAAACATTTCCGCGAACGGGCGTGCGGGCGCAGCCTTCCGCGAGGCCAGATCAAGCGCGACAAGCTTGTCCTTCTCCAACGCCTCTATGCGGTCTTCGAAGGCTTTCAGGGCGCGAGCGTTCGACACTTCCATCATGCGATCGACGACCTTGCCAATCTCGACTTCCAGCTCTCGTACCTTGTTCGCATAGGCTTTGGTGGTTGCCGTCAACCGGGCTGCCTGTGCATCCCACGCCTTGGCGAACAGGGCCGCTGCTAGGTCGAGGAAAGGACGCGAGGGCTGGAGCGTTCGAAGAACCTCCTCGAAGCGTCCATGCAGCTTCGCCGCTGGGATCGTCTTGCCTCTCTCCGCGCAGCCCTGGTGGTGACAGAAGTAATAGGGATAGTGTTGGTACTTGCCCTTGCTCCATCCTGCGGTCAGCGAATATCCGCACGCCGAGCATGCGACCGCGCCCCGAAGCGGAATATCCTCGCTCATATCTTTCCGCGCGGGCATGACAGGACGCATCTTGAGACGTTCCTGAATGCGCCAGAACGTCTCCTTAGAAACAATCCCCTCGTGCTTCGCCTCGCGCATGGAGATACCCCAACTCGGAGCCGAGACGTATCCACCATACAGGATTTGCTCGAGCATGCGCTTGACGGTCATCTGCCGTATACGCCCACCCGGCAGATCTTTTGGGAACTCCGGTTGAGCTTCTAGGTAGCGAACGACTTCAGACTGCGATTGATATCTCCCGCAGGCGAAGCCTTCGAGGGCTTCCCGGACGATGGAGGCAATTGGCTCGTCGTGAACGAGCACCTTTCCGCCGCCCTTGGCCGCTACGTATTTAAGGCCCACCGGTGGAACTGAGCGCACCGCATAACCTTGCTCGACACGGGCCATGGCCTTTTGCTTGTTCTGCCTCCCCATCTGGAGACGTTCCAACTCACCGGCAGCGGCAGAGATGATCTCGTTGAATTTGCCTTCGGGCGTGTCCTCGAAATTGAAGTTAAGGCATTCGCGCACAGCGCCACGCTCGGTCATGATCCGGCGTAGTTTCAGGTGAAACTCGACGTCTCTTGCATAGCGTTTTAGATCATCAAAAATTACAACGTAACGTTCGTGAGCCCGGGCATCGAGATAAGCCAGCAGTGCGACCATGCCCTTGCGGTTAATGAAATCACCGCCGCCTGAGACGTCATCTGGGAATACGGCCTCGACCGTATAGCCCTTCGCTTCGGCATACTGACGGCAGCGATACTCCTGACTATCAAGCCCGGAGCCGTCCTTGGTTTGCTTCTTTCCAGAGACCCGGCAGTAGATGACGGCTTTGGCCGGTCGGCTGATATTCGTGACGCTATTCATCAATGACTCCTCCCGCACGTGAACCGGCTTTTGGCCTGTTCAAGCGCATAAATTCTTCGATCAAATCACCATGGGAGGAGTTTACCATGCCAGGGCGCAAAGACGCCGATTTCCCGCAGAAATCTGGGACTTCTCCACAGGAAACCCGTGCCTGCTGCACCGGATGAACGTTGAAGCCGAGAGCGACGAACTCGCAAACGATACTCCAGATAAGCGTGATATATTCCGCCTTCTGCTCGTCGCTCCAGTCGGCTTCGGATAAGAAGTGCGCGAACTCGGTGGCGTCAAATTCGAGGGAGAGTGGGCTGGTCGCAGAGCGGGGCTCTTGGAGCCCGATTGGGTTTTGTGTTTTTTCCAGCGTCATTGCCATCTCCTTCGTCAAATCAACACCCCATGTCGCGTTCCTTTCCTTGGTAGCGACAGAACAAAAAGAGAACAATATCTACTTTAATTTGTGTCGCCCCGCAAGGAGAACCTCATCTGGATTCTCACTATCTTTCTTGGTCTCGTTCTTGATTGCGAATGGCGTCATGCGTTTCGCCGCGCTGACACTTGAATTCCGCCTTCCGCTCTTCACTCTCCCGTTCGCTGTTTTCGCGAATGGCTTCGCGCTGGAGTTCATTCGACCGTGTGTAGGTCTGCCTTGCGAGTTCGGAAAGACGAAGGAGATCGGCTCCGGCGAAGCTTTGTGAATCCCGGTAATTGCCGTCCTGATCGCGATAGGTCCGGCTGAACGTCGCCGAGTGCATGACGGAGTTCTCGGTTTCATTCCGCCAGATTGCAGACTTGAGATGGCCATCGCGCAGAGTGTCGGCAGGCTGCTTGTGCGAGTGTTCCTGCTCGGGCTGCGGCTGTTCGGTCTGATGCGGTTCGGTTCGCGGTTGCTCGTGCTGCGGCCCTCGCGACGAGGTCTGTTCAGTGTGGTCACGCTCCATGGTAGCTACCTCCTTGGCTGTAAATAGAATTGGCCCTGACTATTCGCGGCCTCGGGCGTTGAAGCTTGCACATCGGTCGTGCTGCTGGTCCGGTGGCCTCACCGAGCGAGAGGCTGCGAAATCTGCCTGACGCCGCGCTCGGTCATGAGCTTCGGCGTCCTGACGTTCGCGCTCCCAATTGGCATCGAAGGCTTCTCGGTCGGCATCGAGGGCAAGGGTTGGGCCAGGCCGCAATTCCGGTTCTGGCCGTTCGCGCCTGACCATGAATGACTCGCGCCGCGCCTCCGGCGCCATGTCCTCGCCTTCGGGCTCGAAGGCTTGGGACACGGGCGATACGTGGTCCAATGCTGAACTCTGGCCCGGAAGGTGATCCCGATTTTGCCAAGAAAATGCAGCGCGGCCCGTGTCCGGCGCTCCGGTCATGGCGGTCTCCTGTTGATTGATTGGATGGACGGGCGGCCGAGGCCGCCCGCCGGATGATTATCCGATGCGTGACCAGCGACCGCTTGCATACTGGGGCATGTGCGCGAAGCGTTCCGGCACTGGCTCAGTAATCACCGGCCGCCAGGAATGACCCCAGAAGGTTTTAACACGGACGCGGTCCATCGGCGGGTGATAAGGGTTCGGATGGAACTTTCCCGCCATAGAACGCTCCTCGTAATAAGGCCTGCGGTCCGCGTAGATCGGATGCGGCAGGCCATCGGCGAACAGATACATCTTGCCCGCCGGTGTGTTCAGGATCTCGTCAGGGCTTCGCAGATATCGTTGCCGTTTGGCGGGCAGTGCTGCATTGCGGGCGTGATGCGCAATCTTGAGACCCGTTTCCATCGGGTCTTGCCCGCCGATCAGCGCTTGCACGGCCAGATGACGGCCATGGCGGGCAATCTCCTGGCGCGCGGAATCCTCATGCGCCAGCGTTTCTGATCCAAGCATTCTCGAAACCATCGTGGCGGTATCCAGATCCCGAACTGCGAAGAAGCACCGCAACGCCGCGCTCGCAGTGATGATCGTCTCGGCCTCGGGTGCGATCGCACGCATCTGTTTCGTGCTCTGGAACACTGCGACCGGACGCACGCCAATGCCTGCGCCATATGAGAAGAGTTTTGCAACTAAAGGAAATCCGCCGAGCAAGGCGCACTCGTCTAGAACCCACGTCTGCTGTGTGGCTGATGGTGCTCTCGCCTTATAGATCATTCCGGAAACCAGAATGGCCTTAATGACCGGAGCCCATGCCTCGATGAATTCTGCAGGCGGCATCAAGTAGACCTGCCATGGCTGGGGTCCACTCGTGAGCTGTTCCATCGAAAAGTTGAAGGGCGGCGAGACGCTTGCCATCAGAACCGGATCGCTCAGAGCAGCGAAGGATTTGAGTAACTCGCCGAGAATTCCCGGAAATCCGTTGCCCGTGCTGGAGCGCGAAGCCGCAATTTCTTCCTCGACGCGCCGCGCGATCTCGAAACGGCTTTCGGACATCCGGAAGGCGACGTCGAGCCACGCACTGCCGCCCGCAGGGATAAGATTGATGGCACGGTATAGGTCCGGGAAGGTCAGGACCTTGTTTGTCTCGGTTAGACTGAGGGCAAGCGCTTCCAAAAATTCCCGAGCGCGCCCCTCGAAGTACACTCCGCCCGGGCTACCGCTGTTCGGTATGATATTCGCGCAAAAGACCTTCACGTCCGAGACAAGGCTCGGGCTATCGATCCGCACATAATCGAGCGGGTTGATGCGGCAGGATGGCAGCCCGCAGAGCGACATGGGATTCCAGTGCGCGCAAAATTTGCCATCGGCCGTTTGGTTCTGCGAGATGGCCGCCAGCTCGCCCTTGGGGTCCAATACGACGACCGAGTTGTCCCGAAGAACGCCGGGGAGCAGGCTGTAAGCGAGGTACGAAGCGAGTTTACCTCCGCGCGCCCCGGCGCAGAGCAGCACGCCACCCATGCCGCCGTACCAAAGGCTACGTGAGCCCAAGAACCCCGTGAACAAGCTGCTGGCGTGCTGGCGGAACAGGCCAGCCCGTGCGATGTCCCAGCGGCTCGCGAAGGCAGCCGATCCGTATGGTGTGGATGCATTGTCCATCTGCGATCCCCATTCCGTGAATAGAAAAAGGGCGGGGCAAATGCCCCGCCCTCATTTCCGTTCTGGTTCGTCGATCAGCTGCCGCCGATCGCGCCAATTACGATGAAAAGGATGAACAGCAGTGCCAGCGCCCCGCCGATAGCTTCCCAGTCGACAACGGTCTTGTAGCCGACGCGCTGGATGTTGACGGACCCTCGGTCTACCGGAATCTTCTTCGTGAACATCGCTCGATGTGCCCCTTCTTCAGGTTGCGAAACGCAGCAACAGGACGGTCGCTGCGGTAATGATGCCGGTCGAGACTGTCGCCACCGAGAAGGTGAAGATCAGGACACCGCTCACGACCATCCAGACGAGCTGAATGGGGGTGCTGATCCAATACCCATATTGGTGAACGACGTAATCATGAATGAACCAGATGGTCAGATTGTAGAACGGCCCGGTCCCGAGCAAAGTCACCACAAAAGCCACTGTGTATGAGAACCAACGGACGGCCGCCATGTAGGTTGTTTCATTGGCTCCTTTGTTTTGTCCGGGTACGTTCAAATCGGCCTCCCCTTTCTCTGTTGCGACAAAGGCGATGGATTCACTTTACGCTCTCCGGTCAGACCTCTCCTCGGATAAACGAGAAGAGGCCGCACAAAGCGGCCTCTTTGAACGGGTCTGACGCGATCGCAGCGGCACTAGATCGGTCTGTCTTCGTTGTCATTTGTTCCGCGAACACCCCAGAAGCGCGCTTTGGCTGGGTTGGCTGCCCGCAAGATCGTCGCGATAGCGCGAGCCCGCTCCCGAGCCTCTTTTCGGATATGCAGCCGCCCTCGCGGTGGCGGTGAGGTGCAGGCCCATTCCCGAACCCAGTCCAGCCGTGCGGCTATGTCTTCCAGCACTGAAAGTGCTACGATGACCTCCTGTCCTTGGTCGTTGACGATGGCCCCAGGAAAGTCGCGGTAGTCGTTGAGAAGCTTCAGAACAAACTGTTCAGCGCCCAGGTGGTAGCTCGCGGCGTGAGACCGGATGTCCCGAACGAACTCGGAATTGCTCAGTTCCTCGTCGGTTACGAGGGTGGCGACCCGACAGCGACAGTAGCCATGGTTTAGGTAGAATTGGCAGATGGCAAACCGGGGAACGAGACTGTTTGATGGACATGTGCTCATGACAGGCCTCCCTTGTGGTTGCCTCTCATCCTCATTTTCAGAGTGCGCAGTGTCGAATACGTAGAATTTGGTGTGAGCGCTTGCGTATTCAGGGTGAGAGGTGGGGGTAAAATTCTCTAAATTGGTTAGTTTTTGATTTTCAATTGCTTAAATAGCTTTGCAGGGCGCTTTCCTGCGGGCTTTTCGCCATATAGGCGTGTCAATCTAAGTAGCTTCCCAGCTCTTAGCAAATTTTTTGTATACACATATGTAGGGTGGGCGCGCGGCAGAACTCGTTGATTTGTCGTTGTTCTGCCGCGTGCTGTGTCCTGCCAAGTGGCTGAACGATTAGCGCGGACCCAGACTTCTCTCTGCTGTAACCAGCTTTTTTAGCACCCAAGGCACAGAAAACTCCTCAAACGGGACCGCGCGGCATTCAGTTTCAAAGAAGCGTCGCTCGCCATCAGCGTCCGTAGAAGCTCCGTCCGGCGTATTGGAGAGTGCTGCTACCTTATAATATCCAACATGGCGCGGATCCTTTTCGAGGCCGTATTGGTGATTTTTTACAATCAGAACCGGCCAGTGATTAATGCCTCTCCGGTCCTGCGTGCTCGATAACATGCGACCTTGCAGGTACGGCAATTCACCTCTGCTTTCTGGCAAATTTGTCGTGATGAACACCATGTCCTTTGCACCGCGCTCGCGCTCGCGGATCTCCAGTGCCCAAAACCAGGCCTCCGCAGTGCGTGCGACGGTGCCGTCATACTCAAAGTTGTTGGCTCGCCCGCCTTCCACATTCGGGATGTCCATTTTGCACCGAATTCGGAAGTCGCTCGGCGACTGTGGTTTCCCGCTGCCCAGCATGTATCGAATGCAAAGCGGCATCTGGAGAACGACAGGCTCTCGCTCGTCGATATACTCGAGTCTATAGATGGTATAGAGACCGCCATACGCACGCATGAAACCATCGGCAACGTCGCGCTCCATCGAGAAGATCGTGAATGTAGGGAGCATCCGGGCATATAGGTCATCGATCACAAAGTGGCTGATATGTCGGGGTATGTTCAGCATTTCCGCAAAATTCATCGCCCCTAGCTGCCCACCGATCAGGTCGTAGTCCAGATATTCACCCGCTTCATCCTGGAGCTCGAATTCTGACGCGACGGCTTTGGACAGTTCTAACGTGCCTCCCGTGCGGTCTGCACCATCGCGCCATTCGGCAATCTTTTTGCGGGTTACGACGATCGAAGATTGCCCTTTGCCCAGGTCGAAACCCGTGTTCGCGGAGCGCGACTTCCCTTTCAGATCGAAGAGCGCGCAGTACAACAGGGCGAGCTTCTTCTGTGCTTCTGTTACTCTCTCCATACGCGATCTAATCTCCAAATATTGATGACAACAGTCTGGCCGCTCCCGCCGCCCAGCCGTGGCGGGAGTTGCTAGAAAGATGGATGGATTAGAAATCCCCCAAGGCGACGGTAGCGCCGCAGGATGAACACGTCATCGTAGATATTGATGAAATCGTGATAGCAGTATGCTCGGCAAGACTATGAGTCTTCATTCCTGAAAACAGACCGGTAGCTTGAAGGCGAGCAGGCATGCGATAGCAACCAAGGCCTGTAGTTAACGGAATACTAATATATATTGTATACAATCCATGTAACGGCGTACCTCGAGTTGAGGCTCGCCGATGGATTGGGGAGGACAACATTTGAGCCATGAGTTTGCATGAGACATTCCGGTCAGCGCATGACCCCGAGGCAAAACCAAACACTGGTGAACTTGGTGGTTTGCGCGGTGATCCGGACGCCTCGGAACTCTCTGGGACGATCACCCTACATGACATCGACAATGCACGATTGCGCCTGCGACGCGGAGCTGAGGATGAGATTCTCAAAGGACAGATCTCAGGGACGGTATCCGGCCTGATCCTGACCGGATCGGCCGTGGCCATCCGTGAGACCGAGCTGGCAAAGACCGCTGACGAGCGTAAGGCCGAGCAGGCACGCTACATCGAACTCCTGCTCGAACAGATCGAGTAACTTCAGAGCAACATTATCCGGCTCGAGACCCGTATCGCCGAAATCGAGGAGAAGCACCTCAGTCCCGAGGAGAAAGCGCGCATCAACGCCCTGCCGGAGCACGAACGTCAGGCAGCCAAGGATAACGTGCTGCGCCGGAAGGTTCAGGACCGAACGATGTCATCGGCCGAGTACGAGGAGTGGCTACGCCTGCGTGCCGATGTCGCCGACCAGAAGGACGAGTTGGCGCGGAAGAACCGGGAACTGCGGCGCGTTCACAGCCAGACATACAATGATATTCGCGAGCGGGCAGAGTTGGGCGGCGTGCCTGAGGCGATGACGGATAGATCCGGACGCGAAGGTCTAATGGACGTGGCCGAGATCACCGCGGCGGACCGTCATACAGAAGAGGTGATCTCAGTAACAGACGCGCTGGTAGGGTCGGAACTACGGCTTTTGGAGTTGGTCCGGCTGGCAAAGGCCGAACCATCTGCCGAGGCACTCGCCGAGATCGATGGATTTATCGCTTCGCTTGACGAGGCCAGCCTGGACGCACTCGTCTATGACACTGACACCGACCCACTGATACAGACTCGCGCCGGCATCTTGCAGGTCAAACGCCAGCTTGCCACTCTCGATGACCTCAAGGGCACATCGGCATACGTAGATAGCGTTGAGATGATTGTCTCTGACATGCCTGAAAAAGTTCGAGAGGCATTGCGGATGGAGCCGGGGCTCGACGACCAACTTGCCAGCTCGATGTATCGGTCATTCTCTGAGACCTTAGATCAGGAGGTTGAGCATGGGACGCTCGAATCTCCCCGAGCGAGCCCGACTTCCGTTTTCCCTCCCGGCTCCATCAATGGCTACAAGCTTTAGCCTTTGCACCGACGCAGTGCGGCAGCCCCAGCGCTGCCAGCCTCAGTGAATCTGGACACCTTTCCGTCTATCTCCACACCAATATGTTTTGGAAGGCCGCGTTCCGTCGTTACGGTCGCCGGGCATCCGTTCTTCTCCAGAACGCGCGCGATGCTATCTGCCGTGAATGGGTTGAAGCCGGGTCCAATCCGCAGAATGACGGACTTTCCGGTCATCACCCCCTTTTCTGTCGCAGCAACACCAGAAGACGACAGGGAGCCTGCATTGTTGCTACCGGCCAGGGTCGTTGCAGGAACTGACGCTGCCACGAGAAGAGCCGTAATCGCTACTATCTTTCTCATCCGCGTTTTTCCTAAAGTGCGCAGAGAATTGACTTAACGGTA
It includes:
- the hisD gene encoding histidinol dehydrogenase yields the protein MPRRLATGEPGFAEAFEELVNSKRETEAEVGDVVSAIIDAVIEGGDSALIGYTRRFDRFDPAETGLAIGAAQIEAAVARIDPETRAALELAAERIESFHARQLPTDFEVNDPAGLRLGLRWTSIDAVGLYVPGGTAAYPSSVLMNALPAKVAGVSRRVMVVPTPDGVVNDLVLAAARIAGITEIWRIGGAQAIAALAYGTQSIAKVDKIVGPGNAYVAAAKRHVFGKVGIDSIAGPSEILVVADADNDPSWIAIDLLSQAEHDTNAQAILITDDADFADAVLAAVEDHLVTLPRTEIAAESWRAHGAVIVTKSMDEVPPLVDRLAPEHLELAVEDPDALSNRIRHAGAIFLGRFTPEAVGDYVAGPNHVLPTARTARFSSGLGVLDFMKRTTTVAATAEGLGAVGPAAIRLAEMEGLDAHARSIAVRLNRR
- the hisG gene encoding ATP phosphoribosyltransferase, producing the protein MNANDKLVLAVPKGRILKAIAPLMARAGVEPEDAFFDEDARQLQFATSDPNLDIIRVRSFDTATFLAFGAAHLAVSGSDVLMEFDHPEIYAPVNLDVGHCHLAVAAPADLAANEDPQRWSHLRVATKYPNVTRRYFARRGVQAECIKLNGALELAPNLGLCRRIVDLVQTGSTLKANGLVEIDRIADVSARLAVNRTALKTRPGPVNDLIGRFREAARAA
- a CDS encoding DUF2948 family protein encodes the protein MARTPAIRPFGDQGRDRPLRVRAEDLEDLTVVAAYLQDAIVPVSEMSFLADENRFVLVAGRFRWEIAPDGTVAEGQDTPFERVHTGIRFEGVRKVRTRGIDRRDPGQMLNLLSLAYGEGVVDLVFAGESTIRLDVDSLSCHVEDLGTPWPTVFRPSHDEGEHSDGAA
- the murA gene encoding UDP-N-acetylglucosamine 1-carboxyvinyltransferase: MDQIRVRGGRPLHGTIPISGAKNAALPLMAASLLSGEPIKLTNVPDLADIASMTSLLRQHGVRIERDGGDMAMDAARIDSTVAPYDLVRKMRASVLVLGPLVARFGQAQVSLPGGCAIGNRPVDLHLKGLADLGAEVTIEAGYIEAKAPGGRLRGGRVTFPFVSVGATENLMMAAALAEGETVLVNAAREPEISDLAKLLTAMGAQIEGAGTDTIHIQGKPDLGGAEHKVVADRIETGTYAMAVAIAGGDVVLTDTELDLIDAAAETLRRAGVTLETVEGGVRVARDGDRVLGVDMMTEPYPGFPTDLQAQFMSLMTVSRGASMITETIFENRFMHVPELSRMGANITVHHASAMVRGVEKLKGAQVMATDLRASVSLVLAGLAAEGETVINRIYHLDRGYQDLVGKLSACGADVGRVASDRAAAEE
- a CDS encoding type IV secretory system conjugative DNA transfer family protein — translated: MDNASTPYGSAAFASRWDIARAGLFRQHASSLFTGFLGSRSLWYGGMGGVLLCAGARGGKLASYLAYSLLPGVLRDNSVVVLDPKGELAAISQNQTADGKFCAHWNPMSLCGLPSCRINPLDYVRIDSPSLVSDVKVFCANIIPNSGSPGGVYFEGRAREFLEALALSLTETNKVLTFPDLYRAINLIPAGGSAWLDVAFRMSESRFEIARRVEEEIAASRSSTGNGFPGILGELLKSFAALSDPVLMASVSPPFNFSMEQLTSGPQPWQVYLMPPAEFIEAWAPVIKAILVSGMIYKARAPSATQQTWVLDECALLGGFPLVAKLFSYGAGIGVRPVAVFQSTKQMRAIAPEAETIITASAALRCFFAVRDLDTATMVSRMLGSETLAHEDSARQEIARHGRHLAVQALIGGQDPMETGLKIAHHARNAALPAKRQRYLRSPDEILNTPAGKMYLFADGLPHPIYADRRPYYEERSMAGKFHPNPYHPPMDRVRVKTFWGHSWRPVITEPVPERFAHMPQYASGRWSRIG